A genomic region of Pseudomonas sp. MPC6 contains the following coding sequences:
- the cyoA gene encoding ubiquinol oxidase subunit II, whose product MSKNRYPRLLGLLPLIGALLLSGCNMTLLNPTGQVGLEQRNLIITATLLMLLVVVPVIVMTFLFAWKYRATNTDAVYTPKWSHSTKIEIAVWAVPVLIIIALGYVTYVSTHALDPYKPLESDVKPITIEVVALDWKWVFIYPEQGIATVNKIVFPTNTPVNFKVTSDSVMNSFFIPGLGGQIYAMAGMQTKLHLIANRDAEMEGISANYSGAGFTGMKFKAISTSQENFDAWVSEVKKAPKQLEKAEYEALSKPSQNNPVELYSSVTPNLFQIIVDKYEGMNPGKPMHHEKKEKEVAHNMEGMDMSSHSAAGAEE is encoded by the coding sequence ATGAGTAAAAACAGGTACCCCAGACTACTAGGCTTATTGCCGCTGATCGGCGCGTTGCTGCTGTCAGGCTGCAACATGACCTTGCTCAATCCAACAGGCCAGGTTGGCCTGGAGCAGCGCAACCTGATCATCACCGCAACGTTGCTGATGCTGTTGGTCGTGGTCCCGGTCATCGTCATGACCTTCCTGTTCGCCTGGAAATACCGCGCGACCAACACTGACGCGGTGTACACGCCGAAGTGGTCGCACTCCACCAAGATCGAGATCGCGGTGTGGGCTGTTCCAGTGCTGATCATCATTGCCCTGGGTTACGTCACCTACGTGTCGACCCACGCTCTGGACCCTTACAAGCCGCTGGAATCCGACGTCAAGCCGATCACCATTGAAGTGGTCGCGCTGGACTGGAAGTGGGTGTTCATCTACCCGGAGCAGGGCATCGCCACGGTCAACAAGATCGTGTTCCCGACGAATACCCCGGTCAACTTCAAGGTGACGTCGGACTCGGTAATGAACTCGTTCTTCATTCCGGGCCTGGGCGGCCAGATCTACGCGATGGCCGGCATGCAGACCAAGTTGCACCTGATTGCCAACCGTGACGCTGAAATGGAAGGCATCTCCGCCAACTACAGCGGCGCAGGTTTCACCGGCATGAAATTCAAAGCGATCTCAACTTCTCAGGAAAATTTCGACGCCTGGGTAAGCGAAGTCAAAAAGGCACCTAAACAGCTGGAAAAAGCTGAATACGAAGCCCTTTCCAAGCCAAGCCAGAACAACCCAGTCGAACTCTACTCCTCGGTCACGCCGAACCTGTTCCAGATCATCGTCGACAAGTACGAAGGCATGAATCCGGGCAAGCCGATGCACCACGAGAAGAAAGAGAAAGAAGTGGCCCACAACATGGAAGGGATGGACATGAGTTCGCATTCAGCTGCCGGGGCAGAGGAGTAA
- a CDS encoding acyl carrier protein, producing MDLIQETVFRVIGNVIGSALAVDMDSSLSEMRVNSIKIIQIIAMLENELNFELDEEDLIMSNFTTPRQTINLLREKYGSVELA from the coding sequence ATGGACTTGATTCAAGAAACCGTATTTCGGGTGATCGGGAACGTTATAGGTTCTGCGCTGGCGGTCGATATGGATTCATCCCTATCCGAAATGCGGGTCAACTCTATAAAAATCATCCAAATCATTGCCATGCTGGAGAACGAACTCAACTTCGAACTCGACGAGGAGGATTTGATCATGAGCAATTTTACTACACCTCGGCAAACAATCAACTTGCTTCGCGAAAAATACGGCTCGGTAGAATTAGCATGA
- the cyoE gene encoding heme o synthase, producing the protein MSLKHFIQITKPGIIFGNVLSVAGGFFLASKGHVDLAIFLAAMIGTSLVVASGCVFNNCIDRDIDLKMERTKNRALVQGLISLKLALAFATVLGVFGVALLYKVANPLAALFAVIGFVIYVGFYSLYLKRKSVHGTLVGSLSGAMPPVIGYVAVTNSFDMAALTLLVMFSLWQMPHSYAIAIFRFNDYLAASIPVLPVKRGIEVAKKHILLYILAFLVATLMLTFSGYAGMSYLAVAAAMGMYWLYMAWTGYKAVDDTVWARKLFVFSIFTITALSVMMSLDFQVPSELLLTYAP; encoded by the coding sequence ATGTCCTTGAAGCACTTTATCCAAATCACCAAGCCGGGGATCATTTTCGGTAACGTGCTTTCAGTGGCAGGCGGATTTTTCCTGGCCTCCAAAGGGCATGTCGATCTGGCCATCTTCCTGGCTGCGATGATCGGCACGTCCCTGGTAGTGGCTTCCGGTTGCGTGTTCAACAACTGCATCGACCGCGACATCGACCTGAAGATGGAACGCACCAAGAACCGGGCGCTGGTCCAGGGCTTGATCTCCCTGAAACTGGCCCTGGCCTTTGCGACCGTCCTGGGTGTTTTCGGCGTTGCGCTGTTGTACAAGGTGGCCAACCCGTTGGCCGCTTTGTTCGCGGTAATCGGCTTCGTCATCTACGTCGGCTTCTACAGCCTGTACCTCAAGCGCAAGTCGGTCCACGGCACGCTGGTGGGCAGTCTGTCGGGGGCGATGCCGCCGGTGATTGGCTACGTCGCTGTGACCAACAGCTTCGACATGGCCGCCCTGACGCTGCTGGTGATGTTCAGCCTGTGGCAGATGCCGCATTCCTACGCCATTGCGATCTTCCGCTTCAACGATTACCTGGCCGCATCGATCCCGGTGCTGCCGGTGAAGCGCGGGATTGAAGTGGCGAAGAAGCACATCCTGCTCTACATCCTGGCGTTCCTCGTGGCGACCTTGATGCTGACCTTCAGCGGCTACGCCGGCATGAGCTACCTCGCCGTCGCCGCGGCCATGGGCATGTACTGGTTGTACATGGCCTGGACCGGCTACAAGGCAGTGGATGACACGGTCTGGGCACGCAAGCTGTTCGTGTTCTCGATCTTCACCATTACCGCGTTGAGCGTGATGATGTCGCTGGACTTCCAGGTGCCGAGTGAGTTGTTGCTGACTTACGCGCCTTAA
- the cyoD gene encoding cytochrome o ubiquinol oxidase subunit IV has translation MANAHAHDAHDASHGSVKSYAIGFILSVILTVIPFGLVMYPSLPKAMTLWIVLAFAVIQVLVHLVYFLHLDRSAAQRNNVIAFVFAALVIVLLVGLSLWIMFSIHTNMMAH, from the coding sequence ATGGCTAACGCACACGCCCATGACGCCCATGACGCCAGCCACGGCAGCGTCAAGTCCTACGCGATCGGCTTCATCCTGTCGGTGATCCTGACCGTCATTCCTTTCGGCCTGGTGATGTACCCGTCGCTGCCGAAAGCCATGACCCTGTGGATCGTGCTGGCTTTCGCAGTCATCCAGGTGCTGGTGCACCTGGTGTACTTCCTCCACCTGGACCGCTCCGCCGCCCAGCGTAACAACGTGATCGCGTTTGTTTTCGCAGCATTGGTAATCGTCCTGTTGGTAGGCCTGTCGCTGTGGATCATGTTCAGCATCCACACCAACATGATGGCGCACTGA
- a CDS encoding aminoacyl--tRNA ligase-related protein, which produces MNMFAKQIPSSDLNQIKAALPAKIMNGRLSELLERIPYISESVKSVKYLEREHATLIDIDTQDLAERDKINVDLDELIDALLVSKISAQKTLKVHARPNGESKTKYPDNSADYYDGNDVRLMEAIDRLLLEVAVRHGAQVREYPSIYTADIMERNGYHKNFPQNVYGVTQIPHNYTLIKEIRESQSSTIPANLFQNHGAFLQPCVCYHCYAETQQTVQSEIMFTLKGRCFRHEIQWRLNTFRRNEFTMREIVFMGSQAYVESKRLGIMDEIWDLFCSLGLYGQVVTARDPFFHYDDMKTKGAVQLMADAKYELEFISANGNASSIASFNNCQDTLCEKFEVTNDEKNFLHSGCVAFGIDRWRAALHEQYGPDNRNWPEKLKNA; this is translated from the coding sequence ATGAATATGTTTGCAAAGCAGATTCCAAGCAGCGACTTGAACCAAATAAAAGCGGCACTACCCGCCAAAATAATGAACGGGCGACTGAGTGAGTTGCTGGAGCGCATTCCGTACATCAGCGAATCGGTGAAAAGTGTTAAATACCTCGAACGTGAGCACGCCACACTAATCGATATTGACACTCAAGATTTGGCAGAACGGGACAAGATCAACGTTGATCTGGACGAACTCATCGACGCTTTGCTGGTGTCGAAAATATCTGCTCAAAAAACATTAAAAGTCCATGCGCGCCCGAATGGCGAATCCAAGACCAAATACCCTGACAACTCCGCAGACTATTACGATGGAAATGATGTACGCCTGATGGAGGCCATAGACAGGTTACTGCTTGAAGTAGCGGTTCGTCACGGTGCCCAGGTGCGGGAATATCCATCGATTTATACAGCTGACATAATGGAAAGAAATGGCTACCATAAAAACTTCCCGCAGAATGTTTATGGTGTCACGCAAATACCCCATAACTACACCCTGATTAAAGAAATTCGCGAATCCCAGTCATCGACCATTCCTGCTAATTTATTTCAGAATCATGGCGCCTTCTTACAGCCATGTGTTTGCTACCACTGTTACGCAGAAACCCAGCAAACCGTGCAATCGGAAATCATGTTTACGTTGAAGGGGCGATGCTTTCGACATGAGATTCAGTGGCGACTCAACACCTTCCGTCGCAACGAATTCACCATGCGTGAAATAGTGTTCATGGGCAGCCAAGCGTACGTGGAAAGCAAGCGACTGGGCATCATGGATGAAATCTGGGACCTTTTTTGCTCGCTTGGTCTTTATGGTCAGGTCGTGACCGCTCGCGATCCCTTTTTTCATTATGACGACATGAAAACCAAAGGCGCGGTGCAATTAATGGCGGACGCAAAGTACGAACTGGAATTCATTTCTGCCAACGGCAACGCGAGTTCCATAGCGTCGTTCAACAATTGCCAGGATACGTTATGTGAAAAGTTTGAAGTCACCAATGATGAAAAAAACTTTTTGCATTCTGGCTGTGTAGCTTTCGGAATTGATCGATGGCGTGCAGCTTTGCATGAACAGTATGGTCCTGATAATCGTAACTGGCCTGAAAAACTAAAAAATGCGTAA
- a CDS encoding cytochrome o ubiquinol oxidase subunit III encodes MSNLVTNAGHTHVDGHGHDDHHHDSGEMTVFGFWLYLMTDCILFASIFAVYAVLVNNVAGGPSGADIFELPYVLGETALLLFSSITYGFAMLALFKGKKNQVLAWLGMTFLLGAGFIAMEINEFHLLISEGFGPSRSGFLSGFFTLVGTHGLHVTSGLIWMAIMMYQVQKNGLTATNKTRLSCLSLFWHFLDVVWICVFTVVYLMGTM; translated from the coding sequence ATGTCGAACTTAGTGACCAATGCTGGACACACCCATGTCGATGGACATGGGCATGATGACCATCACCACGACTCGGGCGAGATGACCGTATTCGGTTTCTGGCTCTACCTGATGACCGACTGCATTCTGTTTGCGTCGATCTTCGCGGTGTACGCGGTACTGGTTAACAACGTAGCGGGCGGCCCGTCGGGCGCCGACATTTTCGAGCTGCCATACGTGCTGGGCGAAACCGCTCTGCTGTTGTTCAGTTCGATCACCTACGGCTTCGCCATGCTGGCGTTGTTCAAGGGCAAGAAGAATCAGGTGCTGGCTTGGCTGGGCATGACCTTCCTGTTGGGCGCCGGCTTTATCGCCATGGAGATCAACGAGTTCCACCTGCTGATCTCCGAAGGCTTCGGCCCTAGTCGTTCCGGCTTCCTGTCCGGGTTCTTCACCCTGGTCGGCACCCACGGTCTGCACGTGACCAGCGGTCTGATCTGGATGGCGATCATGATGTACCAGGTGCAGAAAAACGGCCTGACGGCCACCAACAAGACCCGTCTGAGCTGCCTGAGCCTGTTCTGGCACTTCCTGGACGTGGTGTGGATCTGCGTATTCACCGTTGTTTATCTGATGGGGACTATGTAA
- a CDS encoding MFS transporter, with protein sequence MALDIKLETDELSYRKLLVQPNFTRFFLSQVLVSVGDGFFGVLVTFLALTMGASASTLGIVAFCVTFPRGVLGILGGAVADQYDRRKLMVFCDVVRGSGVLILALLVFMNALDIFFLTLIGAVVTSTYALSKPASKAYVPSIVEKKELILANGLVQSVLWPCFFLGAGLVGFTGALNVAPANALIVCALIFFFSQIALTSIKGHVTRTAARTAFSMLQQLRGGWEELLKHRALMVRITSYFLYTVSWRGTLQIALPLYAVNTLNQPATFYSSLMVACGIGELISSLIIGKLRISNNLRLAFCGEIILALALIILVVNSFTGMPALVLALIASLLIGLSATVIDIPLITAIQHDIDDDKSGKIFSYWSALGALGGSVGTLIVSGLIYLIGLQNAIIFMTAWLTLSAVVAYGIAYTKVRGEGKQ encoded by the coding sequence ATGGCTTTAGACATAAAACTGGAAACGGACGAGTTAAGTTACAGAAAGCTTCTTGTTCAACCGAACTTCACAAGATTTTTTCTAAGCCAGGTACTGGTGAGCGTTGGCGACGGTTTTTTTGGAGTGCTGGTAACATTTTTAGCGCTGACGATGGGAGCGTCAGCAAGTACGTTGGGTATCGTCGCGTTTTGTGTGACCTTTCCAAGAGGTGTCCTGGGCATTTTGGGCGGTGCGGTTGCCGACCAATATGATCGCAGAAAGCTGATGGTATTTTGTGATGTAGTCCGTGGGTCAGGTGTACTGATTCTAGCGTTGCTTGTGTTCATGAATGCTCTGGACATCTTCTTTCTTACGCTCATTGGCGCCGTTGTGACATCCACCTACGCTCTGTCGAAACCGGCAAGCAAAGCCTATGTTCCCAGTATTGTGGAAAAGAAAGAGTTAATACTCGCTAATGGACTGGTGCAAAGTGTGCTTTGGCCTTGTTTTTTTCTGGGAGCTGGTTTAGTAGGTTTTACAGGCGCGCTAAACGTAGCGCCGGCCAACGCCCTGATTGTCTGTGCGTTAATATTCTTTTTCTCGCAAATAGCCCTGACGAGCATCAAGGGGCACGTGACGCGCACTGCCGCTCGAACTGCATTTTCCATGCTGCAACAGTTACGCGGTGGCTGGGAAGAGTTACTCAAGCATCGAGCGTTAATGGTAAGAATCACCAGCTATTTTCTTTACACAGTGTCCTGGCGCGGCACCCTGCAAATAGCGCTTCCTCTGTATGCAGTCAATACACTGAATCAACCTGCTACATTTTATAGCAGCCTGATGGTAGCTTGTGGGATCGGCGAGCTTATTAGCTCTTTGATTATTGGTAAATTACGGATCTCGAATAATTTGAGACTGGCGTTCTGCGGAGAAATAATTCTTGCTCTGGCACTTATCATTCTCGTCGTGAATTCTTTTACAGGCATGCCTGCCTTAGTACTGGCGCTTATTGCCAGCCTGTTGATAGGGCTCTCAGCTACTGTCATTGACATCCCCCTGATCACAGCCATTCAGCACGACATAGACGATGACAAATCCGGAAAAATATTCAGTTACTGGAGCGCGCTAGGTGCACTAGGAGGAAGCGTAGGCACCTTGATAGTCAGTGGACTCATCTATTTGATTGGTCTTCAAAATGCAATTATTTTCATGACGGCCTGGCTGACGCTCTCAGCAGTGGTCGCTTATGGAATCGCTTATACCAAGGTGCGAGGTGAGGGAAAGCAATAA
- a CDS encoding disulfide bond formation protein B, which translates to MSEETMRLGRERRYLVLLGAICLALIGGALYMQIVLGEAPCPLCILQRYALLLIAIFAFIGAAMRTRRSITGFETLVVISALAGVGVAGHHVYTQFYPTVSCGIDVLQPIVDGLPLAKLFPLGFQVDGFCSTPYPPILGLSLAQWALVAFVLVVILVPLLTSRNRRGLR; encoded by the coding sequence ATGAGCGAGGAAACAATGCGGTTGGGCCGGGAACGGCGCTATCTGGTGTTACTCGGCGCCATCTGCCTGGCGCTGATCGGCGGCGCGCTGTACATGCAAATCGTCCTGGGCGAGGCGCCGTGCCCGCTGTGCATCCTGCAACGCTACGCCTTGCTGCTGATTGCGATCTTCGCCTTCATCGGCGCGGCCATGCGCACCCGCCGCAGCATCACGGGGTTCGAAACCCTGGTGGTGATCAGCGCCCTGGCGGGCGTCGGGGTGGCCGGGCATCACGTCTACACCCAGTTCTATCCGACCGTCAGCTGCGGCATCGATGTGCTGCAACCGATTGTCGACGGTTTGCCGCTGGCGAAGCTTTTCCCGCTGGGCTTCCAGGTCGACGGCTTCTGCTCGACGCCGTACCCGCCGATTCTCGGCCTGTCCCTCGCCCAATGGGCGCTGGTCGCCTTTGTACTGGTGGTCATTCTTGTGCCGCTGCTCACTTCGCGTAACCGCAGAGGGTTGCGCTAA
- a CDS encoding formyltransferase family protein, whose protein sequence is MVPLLQGITEPEDLMVFASQSACKEWEGNAQHIEPIESAERLKAALVTFQPDMILVMTYLSKLDVSLSELSKYGMVNIHPSLLPEYRGGAPIFYALQNGEEHVGVTYHFMTEVFDQGDIIEQASIKVTPTDCASSVWLKVIKKIFAGLPHVIENRSQWNSMARKQDENVATTIGFPSLGERSLSKLKTVSENLSIIRACGRATGARLSLEGNIIFVTEASVAPANATLNESPETWIDNGSTLLFKVLDGWLEINAAKLDGLKISSWRFLMEALAHGA, encoded by the coding sequence TTGGTCCCTCTCTTACAGGGCATTACTGAGCCTGAAGACCTGATGGTTTTTGCCTCGCAATCTGCCTGTAAGGAATGGGAGGGTAACGCCCAACATATAGAGCCTATTGAGTCCGCCGAGAGGTTAAAAGCGGCCTTGGTGACTTTCCAACCTGACATGATTCTTGTAATGACTTACCTTTCGAAATTAGATGTATCACTTTCGGAATTAAGCAAGTACGGCATGGTTAACATCCACCCTTCCCTGTTACCTGAATATCGCGGAGGAGCACCAATCTTTTATGCTCTGCAAAATGGCGAAGAACACGTAGGCGTGACTTATCATTTCATGACCGAGGTGTTTGACCAAGGCGATATCATTGAACAAGCATCCATAAAAGTAACCCCCACGGACTGTGCCAGTTCGGTGTGGTTAAAGGTGATAAAGAAGATATTCGCTGGCCTGCCCCATGTTATCGAAAATCGAAGCCAGTGGAATTCAATGGCAAGAAAGCAGGATGAAAACGTTGCCACTACGATAGGATTTCCTTCATTGGGGGAACGGAGTTTAAGCAAACTAAAAACCGTATCGGAGAACCTTAGTATCATCAGAGCGTGTGGCCGAGCTACGGGGGCACGGTTATCCCTGGAAGGCAATATAATTTTTGTCACCGAAGCAAGCGTGGCGCCGGCAAACGCCACATTGAATGAAAGCCCAGAGACCTGGATAGATAATGGAAGTACGCTTCTATTCAAGGTGCTTGACGGCTGGCTGGAAATCAACGCAGCGAAGCTCGACGGACTAAAAATATCTTCGTGGAGGTTTTTGATGGAAGCATTAGCCCATGGCGCTTAA
- the cyoB gene encoding cytochrome o ubiquinol oxidase subunit I — protein MFGKLSWEAVPFHEPIVMITIAMIALGGLALFAAITYFKKWTYLWTEWLTSVDHKKIGVMYIIVAMVMLLRGFADAIMMRTQLAMATEGSPGYLPPEHYDQIFTAHGVIMIIFMAMPFFTGLMNLAVPLQIGARDVAYPFLNSLSFWLLVSGVVLINLSLGVGEFAKTGWVAYPPLSGLQYSPGVGMDYYIWALQLSGLGTTLTGVNFLATVLKMRTPGMKLMDMPIFTWTCTWANVLIVASFPILTATLALLTLDRYMDFHIFTNELGGNPMMYVNLFWAWGHPEVYILILPAFGIFSEVISTFTGKKLFGHHSMVYASGAISILGFMVWLHHFFTMGSGASVNAFFGLATMLISIPTGVKLFNWLFTIYQGRLRFTSQVLWTLGFMVTFAIGGMTGVLLAIPGADFVLHNSLFVIAHFHNVIIGGAVFGYIAGFAFYFPKAFGFKLHEGWGKAAFWFWITGFFVAFMPLYVLGFMGMTRRLNATTNPEWVPYLYVAMFGAVMIAVGIACQLIQLYVSVRDRNKPENMCEHGDPWNAHTLEWSTSSPPPFYNFAVLPKADCIDPFTEAKEDGTAYKAPAKYEPIHMPNNTATGVVMGALLTVFGFAMIWHIWWLAIVGLVGTVVYFTIHAARDDQGYMVPVDVIERIEAEQHKRLVAAGKVPATATRVETSLEQA, from the coding sequence ATGTTTGGTAAATTAAGTTGGGAAGCGGTCCCGTTCCATGAACCGATCGTGATGATAACCATCGCCATGATCGCGCTCGGTGGTCTGGCGCTGTTCGCTGCAATCACCTACTTCAAGAAGTGGACCTACCTGTGGACCGAGTGGCTGACGTCGGTCGACCACAAGAAAATCGGCGTGATGTACATCATCGTCGCCATGGTCATGCTGCTGCGCGGTTTTGCCGACGCCATCATGATGCGTACCCAGTTGGCCATGGCCACCGAGGGTTCGCCTGGCTACCTGCCGCCTGAACACTATGACCAGATCTTCACCGCCCACGGTGTGATCATGATCATCTTCATGGCGATGCCATTCTTCACCGGCCTGATGAACCTGGCAGTGCCGCTGCAGATCGGCGCGCGTGACGTTGCGTACCCGTTCCTGAACTCCCTGAGCTTCTGGCTGCTGGTGTCCGGCGTGGTGCTGATCAACCTGTCCCTGGGCGTCGGCGAATTCGCCAAGACCGGTTGGGTTGCCTATCCGCCGCTGTCGGGGCTGCAATACAGTCCGGGCGTGGGGATGGATTACTACATCTGGGCGCTCCAGCTATCCGGGTTGGGTACGACGCTGACGGGGGTCAACTTCCTGGCCACCGTGCTGAAAATGCGTACCCCTGGCATGAAGCTGATGGACATGCCGATCTTCACCTGGACCTGCACCTGGGCCAACGTCCTGATCGTAGCCTCGTTCCCGATCCTGACCGCTACCCTGGCGCTGCTGACGCTTGACCGTTACATGGATTTCCACATTTTCACCAATGAACTTGGTGGCAATCCAATGATGTACGTCAACCTGTTCTGGGCCTGGGGTCACCCCGAGGTGTACATCCTGATCCTGCCGGCGTTCGGCATTTTCTCGGAAGTCATCTCGACCTTCACCGGCAAGAAACTGTTCGGCCACCACTCGATGGTCTACGCGTCGGGCGCAATCTCGATCCTGGGCTTCATGGTCTGGCTGCACCACTTCTTCACCATGGGGTCGGGTGCCAGCGTCAACGCCTTCTTCGGTCTGGCGACGATGCTGATTTCGATCCCGACGGGGGTGAAGCTATTCAACTGGCTGTTCACCATCTACCAGGGCCGTCTGCGTTTCACCAGCCAGGTGCTGTGGACCCTGGGCTTCATGGTGACCTTCGCCATCGGCGGCATGACCGGCGTACTGCTGGCCATCCCGGGTGCTGACTTCGTGCTGCACAACAGCCTGTTCGTGATCGCGCACTTCCATAACGTGATCATCGGCGGCGCGGTATTCGGCTACATCGCAGGCTTTGCGTTCTACTTCCCGAAAGCGTTCGGCTTCAAGCTGCACGAAGGCTGGGGCAAGGCTGCATTCTGGTTCTGGATCACCGGCTTCTTCGTCGCGTTCATGCCGCTCTATGTCCTGGGCTTCATGGGCATGACCCGTCGTCTGAACGCCACCACCAACCCTGAGTGGGTACCGTACCTGTACGTTGCCATGTTCGGTGCGGTGATGATCGCCGTCGGTATCGCCTGCCAGCTGATCCAGCTCTACGTCAGTGTGCGTGACCGCAACAAGCCAGAGAACATGTGCGAACACGGTGACCCGTGGAATGCCCATACCCTGGAATGGTCGACCTCGTCGCCACCACCGTTCTACAACTTTGCCGTGCTGCCGAAAGCCGACTGCATCGACCCGTTCACCGAGGCCAAGGAAGACGGCACCGCGTACAAGGCTCCGGCCAAGTACGAGCCGATCCACATGCCTAACAACACCGCGACCGGTGTGGTCATGGGCGCGCTGTTGACCGTGTTCGGTTTCGCGATGATCTGGCACATCTGGTGGCTGGCCATCGTCGGTCTGGTTGGCACCGTGGTGTATTTCACCATCCATGCCGCCCGAGACGATCAGGGCTACATGGTGCCGGTGGATGTCATCGAGCGCATCGAAGCCGAGCAGCACAAACGTCTGGTAGCGGCCGGGAAAGTCCCAGCCACCGCCACCCGTGTTGAAACCTCGTTGGAACAGGCTTAA